AGCTCGTGATTTAGTACAGGATTTTTCTGTTCCAATTCCACATGAACTGCCGGATCCTGTAAGTTCACAGCTTCTGCCAATACTTGTTTAACTAATCTTTTTATGTTTAGGATTTAGTTCATAGCATCCAGGATTTTGCAACAGAATACATGCTTGCGACAGGGAAAAAGTCATTCGAGTGTTTGGATGAAAGTGCTTTATTGGGGTTGGGATATTTGGTGACTGAATGGATGGATGCTATGGTTACTGATTGTTTggaagaatttgaagaaagatGAATTATCCTTGTacattttacttttcattCGTTTGTTTCGAGATGACTCCGTTACATTTGTATGACTAACTTTGATGATTTTTCTATATGGCGTAAAGTTGTTAAACAGCTATGAATGCGTATTTGtgtattgaaatttttatcttttgataattgtttaaaatcaaCATTACAGATGTAATTACATTGCTTGACATGTATGCAGGCTGCTGAAAAGCGAGAAGCAACGATGCTGTTAAGATTTTAACAAGCTTTGCGATACATTAGCAAACATATTAGGACttcaactattttttttttgcaaagcCTTTACTATTAAATCCGAATACTGTTACCAGTGAATCGTAAAGACAATCACTTCAACTACCCAAAGCATAATCCAATATACATTTTATTACTTGGTATTTATACACGCTATCTAATGATTACACTTCAAAGGGGTCGAATTAAATACGTAGTCCATGcgtatttattaaaatgcaaaattaaGAAATGCCAATTAGGTTGTTTCATATCGATGAATGAAACGAATGACAAGTGACATCTAAGAAGAGATCATACTTTAAAAAGTAGTccatattattttaaacagAAGTGAAAAAACGAGTGTTAACTTTTCAAGCAATTTCTTGCTGAGACAATGGTGGGGGTGCTTTAGCTTTCCAAAATGCGGAAATCCATGTCCATATGACAGCAACGAAAATAAAGGcaaacaacaaaaagaaagtaataaaTGCAACAATTTCTCTATAAGAGGGTTCCAATACAGGTTGGGTAGGGGGTAGGACTGTAGGAATCGGTATATGAGACGTTGATGTAGGTGTAGCTGTGGCAGATACGGTGTAAGAAGTAAATGAAGTAGACGTAGGGCTCAACAAGGTACTTGAGTTAGTCAGATCGCTATTTGGTTCAGAGTATATTCCCAAGACCATCTCCTTTGGAAGCTCAAGAGTGTCATAAGGGAGTGGTGCAGTATTAGAAGGGTTTTCAGATTCTCCCCACAAAGCCAACTGCCAATTTTCAAACGTACCTTCATGCTTTCCACCACTTCGATCATTAACCAGTAACTTCCAAACCCCCTCTGGAGGTTCGGCCCAATGCTGCACAGTCATGAACGTCCAGTCTAAAAACCCCTTACTATTCTCATCATACGGTCGTTCACTGGCAAGGATTGAACGAATGCCGGAAGGGCTTTCCAAGAGAATCTCCAATGCTCCTCTTCGGTTAAAAGGTATACACACCCTAACAGTGACATGTTCTAATCTTTTGAAGTTGCTTTTCTCAATCATATCCTTAGTAACGGTAAATTCGCTTACCATTTCAGTTATTGTCTCATTGTTAACACTCCCGAATGATTTATTAACATTAATTTCTGGAGCAATGAGCCAGGTTTGTGGATTCACGACCTGCCAATCCTTAGCCACCTCGACGAACTTCGATGCATCCAATTTACCAAACCCAAAATGATGGGAGAACTGGAATCCTGCTGGAGTCTTTTGCCATTCTGCATTTTGAGAAGGGCTATCAAAAGGAGATGCTGAATACACTGTAATATGCTGAATGTCTCTCCAACTAAGGTCAGGACGAATCGAAAGCGCCAAAGCATATACAGCAGATGCTAACGGAGCAGCCGCTGAGGTACCACCATGACTTCTAGTACATGTGCCTTCAGGATTTGTAGTTAATATAGACAAATGTGAGCCACTACTATATGCTGAAACTAATTGCGCAGCACACACCTCACTGTAAAATGGGATTTTATGTTCAGCATCAACAGCACCAATGGTAGCACTGAATATGCTATTCGTGTAGCCATCAAAATTGCAATTATCATGATAATGGCCTCCATTTCCAGAAGCGAACACAAAAATCGACCCAAGACCATTTCGGCCATTAAGGACACCGTTCATCAACGCACGACGAGTAGCCGTATTAGGAGCATC
This portion of the Schizosaccharomyces pombe strain 972h- genome assembly, chromosome: I genome encodes:
- the rrn10 gene encoding RNA polymerase I upstream activation factor complex subunit Rrn10, coding for MSNPPTRPTLYNLVNADGELSYRARDLVQDFSVPIPHELPDPDLVHSIQDFATEYMLATGKKSFECLDESALLGLGYLVTEWMDAMVTDCLEEFEER
- the krp1 gene encoding kexin, which produces MHPALLCGPILAIFLQFLVSSCSPLENDDLFLVQVEPEVDPVVAAEAIGAKYVRPLLNLKYHHLIKLHKGSDDSVQSSIRKRGIDAGILELERQTPRWRYKRDASESDELLNEFSNHFGISDPLFYGQWHIFNSNNPGHDLNLREVWDAGYFGENVTVAFVDDGIDFKHPDLQAAYTSLGSWDFNDNIADPLPKLSDDQHGTRCAGEVAAAWNDVCGVGIAPRAKVAGLRILSAPITDAVESEALNYGFQTNHIYSCSWGPADDGRAMDAPNTATRRALMNGVLNGRNGLGSIFVFASGNGGHYHDNCNFDGYTNSIFSATIGAVDAEHKIPFYSEVCAAQLVSAYSSGSHLSILTTNPEGTCTRSHGGTSAAAPLASAVYALALSIRPDLSWRDIQHITVYSASPFDSPSQNAEWQKTPAGFQFSHHFGFGKLDASKFVEVAKDWQVVNPQTWLIAPEINVNKSFGSVNNETITEMVSEFTVTKDMIEKSNFKRLEHVTVRVCIPFNRRGALEILLESPSGIRSILASERPYDENSKGFLDWTFMTVQHWAEPPEGVWKLLVNDRSGGKHEGTFENWQLALWGESENPSNTAPLPYDTLELPKEMVLGIYSEPNSDLTNSSTLLSPTSTSFTSYTVSATATPTSTSHIPIPTVLPPTQPVLEPSYREIVAFITFFLLFAFIFVAVIWTWISAFWKAKAPPPLSQQEIA